Below is a genomic region from bacterium.
ACGTGAGCATGCTCCCTTTCTACGACGCGCTTGAAAAGAAAATTAAGAAATCGAAGGAGCAATCGGGCTTCGGGCTCGCTCCGTGGCCTTTGTTCTTCGCGGGGCTTGCAATGCTCTTCGCGATACTTGTCGTCGCGCCGTCCATCATCCTGCCCGCGCTTTCCTTGGCCTTTTTCCTCCTGCCTTTGTGGCTTCCGCTCGCGCTTGTGGGTACGGCTTGGGAGATATGGGTCGACCTTAAGCGTTCGGAGTTCATCGCGTCCCAGGAATACATCCTTCTTGAGATCAAACCCCCGCGCATGATCGAGAAGACGCCGCTTGCCATGGAGGCCGTGCTCTCAGGCCTCCACCTCTCGCCCGGCGAAGGGACCTGGTATAAGAAGTATATTAAGGGCGCGGTGCGGCCATGGTGGTCGTTCGAAATCGCGTCGCTTGAGGGCCAGGTGCACTTTTTCGTCTGGACGCGCGCGGGATACCGCCGCATCATCGAGACCCAAATATACGCCCAGTATTCGGGTGCGCAGGTCGTCGAGGTACAGGACTATACGAGGATGATTAATGCCGACCCCGGCGAATGGGAAATATGGGGCTGCGACTTTACCGAAAGCAAGGCCGGTCCGTACCCGATCCGCACCTACGTCGACTACGGTCTCGACAAGGTGGCAAAGGAACCCGAGCAAGTGGATCCTCTCTCGAACCTCATCGAGTTCATGGGCTCAATGGGCAAAGGCGAGTATCTTTGGCTCCAGCTGCCGATACGCGTGCATAAGGGAGAAAAGTACAAGAAGCTCAATAAAGAGGGGAAGTCCTATACTTGGAAAGACGAGGCGAAAGAAGTTGTCGAAGAGCTCCGGAAGAAGACCGTAACGAAGTTCAAGGATCCGGCGACGGGCGTCTCGATGGAGGGATTCCCGAACCCGACCAAGGGTCAGATGGAGACGATCGCCGCCATCGAACGGAACGTTTCGAAGCTGCCGTTTGACGTCGGTGCCCGCGGGGTTTACATTTCGCGCCCCGAGAGCTTTTCACCCACGACGATCGCGGGACTCACCGGCATTTTCAAGCAGTTCAGCTCGGAGGAGTGGAACGGCTTCAAGCCCGCACGCTGGATGACGGCTTTCAACGATTACCCGTGGGAATTTAATGTCGACCACCGCAAGAATAAGACCCGCAAGGCACTTATCGAAGCCTATCGCCGCCGGAGCTTCTTCTATCAGCCTTTCAAAGGCGAATACATGACCATGAGCACCGAGGAGCTTGCGACCATTTACCATATCCCGTCGGGCGCTACCGAGACGCCGGGCTTCCAGCGCATCCAGTCCTCGACGTCGGACGCGCCGGTTAACCTTCCGACCTAAGGCATGCAGGAAGAATCATCGGGTATGCGGGATGCCGTGTCGTTTGCGGGGACGGCGCTCGAGCTCCACTTCGCGGGCTATACCCGGGCGCAGGCGCTCGCGCTGCTTGTCGCGCTTGCACTCGTTTTCTCCGGCTATTGGCTCCTTATCCGTCCTCCCTCCGCATTTCCCACGGGAAGCATCGTCACCGTTCCTTCGGGGCTCGCGGTTTCGGGCGTCGCGAAAGTGCTTGCCGAAGATAACGTTGTCGCATATCCGCGGCTTCTCTCGGTTATCCTTCGCCTAAGCGGAAACGCCGCGCACGTCCAGGCGGGAGACTACAGCTTAGAGGAACCGCTCGGACTTGCGCATGTCGCATACCGGCTCGCAGCGGGCGATTTCGATCTTGATCCCGTGCGTGTCACCTTGCCCGAAGGCCTCACGGCCCGCGAAATGGGTCTCATATACGCAAGGAGTTTCCCGGAGATAACGGCCGAGAACTTCAGGACAGCGGGGGAGCGGTACGAAGGCTATCTGTTCCCCGATACATATCTGTTTCTTCCGAATGCGAAGGCCGCGGACGTCATTGCCACGATGCGGACTAATTTCGATACGAAAGTGGCTAGCGTGACTCCGGAGATCAATGCTTCCGGCCATTCCTTTTCTGACGTGATTATCATGGCTTCAATCCTCGAGCGGGAAGCGAAGACATCGGAGGATAAGCGCATGGTCGCGAGAATTCTCTGGAACCGCATCAGGATCGGCATGCCGCTCCAGGTCGATGCGGTCTTCGGCTATATCCACGGACGCGACACCTACTCTCCGACGTTCGCCGATCTTGAAGTGGATTCCCCGTACAATACCTATCGCAACAAGGGGCTTCCGCCGGGTCCCATCGGCAATCCGGGCCTTGATTCGATCGAGGCGGCGGCAACCCCCGCAAAAACCGCCGACCTCTACTACCTCACGGGCTTCGACGGGCAGATGCACTATGCGAAGACGTTTGAGGAGCATAAAGCGAACAGGTCAAAGTACTTACGATAAAAAGCGAAGCGCGCGACTCGCACCGGATGGTGTCGTGTCGCGCGCTTGTCTGTCCTTGCCTATGCACGGATGGTGTCCTTCTTGGCGTCGAAGTAGTCTTGGGGCCGCCCGCTGCACACGCAGCGGATGTCGACCAGTTCGTTGTGCCAGAGTACAAGCCATTCCTCCTTTCGAAGGCCGTAGATATCGTTGTCGAACACAAGAAGCCACGAAACGTCTCCGATCATGCGGACCCGCATGGAAAGATTGGTTCCGCTCTCGATGTGTCCCGCCCGCTGTCCGTTCCGCGAATCCTTGAGCCAGATCGTGCCGTAGGTTGTAAGCGTGATTTCAGCCGCTTCTTCACGCGGCAACTCATGGATACTCATCTGCCCTCCGTTGCAACAGTCCCTACACGTGGAGACTACGCACGATGGCGGAGATTGTCAAACCATGATTTGCTGTCGACATGCATGTTCAGGGAAAGAAAGTATTCCTCGGTCTCTCCGGAGGCGTCGACTCCGCCGTGTCCGCCGCTCTTTTGAAGGGGCAGGGAGCGCAGGTGATCGGCGTGTTCATACAAGGCTGGTACCCTCCCGGAATGCCCTGCACCTGGGCGGAGGACAGGCGCGATGCCATGCGGGTGGCAGCGCATCTTCAAATACCTTTTTTAACGCTCGACGCGAGCTCGGAATACAAGAAAGGAGTTATCGACTATCTGCTTGCCGAATACGCCGCGGGCCGGACTCCGAATCCCGATGTGATGTGCAATAAGGAGGTGAAGTTCGGGGTCTTTTATGATTTCGCGATGGCGCACGGTGCCGACTGTATCGCGACCGGACACTATGTCTCCGGAGAGAAAGATCAGCGATACTTTCTCTGGGCGGTGCCGAAAGAAGTTCTCGGGAAGACGGTCTTTCCGGTCGGAAATATGGAAAAGAGCGACGTGCGGCGGCTTGCAAAGCAGTTCGGGCTTCCCGTATCCGGGAAGCCCGACAGCCAGGGCGTGTGCTTCCTGGGTTCCGTATCCGTGAAGGAGTTTCTGAGGCAAGAGCTTGGCGAGGATGCGGCGCTCCTCCATACCGTCGGAGAGCGTGTTGACGGGAAGTTCGTCGTCGGGAAAGAAGGCGGGCATCTCGTGCTTTCAGACACGCCTTGTGCTATTCCCCATGATATCAGGTTCCGCGACGCAAACTGGTTTCTCGATTCTTCGAAGATAACGAGCGCCCAGGTACGCTATCGCTCCCCTCATATTCCCGGCAGGGTTTC
It encodes:
- a CDS encoding aminomethyltransferase beta-barrel domain-containing protein, which gives rise to MHVQGKKVFLGLSGGVDSAVSAALLKGQGAQVIGVFIQGWYPPGMPCTWAEDRRDAMRVAAHLQIPFLTLDASSEYKKGVIDYLLAEYAAGRTPNPDVMCNKEVKFGVFYDFAMAHGADCIATGHYVSGEKDQRYFLWAVPKEVLGKTVFPVGNMEKSDVRRLAKQFGLPVSGKPDSQGVCFLGSVSVKEFLRQELGEDAALLHTVGERVDGKFVVGKEGGHLVLSDTPCAIPHDIRFRDANWFLDSSKITSAQVRYRSPHIPGRVSGSTFVPAEPLTEPIAPGQSVVFYDGGEMAGGGIME
- the mltG gene encoding endolytic transglycosylase MltG — encoded protein: MQEESSGMRDAVSFAGTALELHFAGYTRAQALALLVALALVFSGYWLLIRPPSAFPTGSIVTVPSGLAVSGVAKVLAEDNVVAYPRLLSVILRLSGNAAHVQAGDYSLEEPLGLAHVAYRLAAGDFDLDPVRVTLPEGLTAREMGLIYARSFPEITAENFRTAGERYEGYLFPDTYLFLPNAKAADVIATMRTNFDTKVASVTPEINASGHSFSDVIIMASILEREAKTSEDKRMVARILWNRIRIGMPLQVDAVFGYIHGRDTYSPTFADLEVDSPYNTYRNKGLPPGPIGNPGLDSIEAAATPAKTADLYYLTGFDGQMHYAKTFEEHKANRSKYLR